A window of Acidimicrobiales bacterium genomic DNA:
ATGATGGATCAGTTAACTAAACTAGTTGTAATTCATTACATGGATCTATCAGGCTTATTATATATAAAGTTTTTGCCCCCTATTATGAATTTTAAGATGGCTTGGAATGAGGGGATAAATTTTGGCTTGTTTGCATCT
This region includes:
- a CDS encoding signal peptidase II is translated as MIPVKNILIIALFVFMMDQLTKLVVIHYMDLSGLLYIKFLPPIMNFKMAWNEGINFGLFAS